The nucleotide window AGGACGCATCGCCCGTCATTGCCAAGGGCGTCGATGAAGAGCCGCTGGCCAGCAACCAGCGCGAGCCCGCGAACCGCCTTGGCCTGCTGATCTCGGTGATCTGCGCGTTGTATACGGCGTTCCATATCTTCGTGATGAATGCCTATCCGCTGGAAACCTGGACCTACCGGATGCTGCACCTGTCGGGCGGGCTGGTGATCGGCTTCCTGGCCTATTCGGCGCTGGTGCAGAAACTGCACACCGAAGAGGGCATGGCCCCGCCGCGCGGGCTGGTGGAACTGGCGGTGCTCGGTCTTGCCGCGCTTGGCGTGGGTTACGGCTTTGCGATGGTGGCCTTTGCCTGGGGCGGATGGTGGCTGGCTGGCGTGGTCGCTCCGGCGCCCTTCGTGTTGCAAAGCCACGGGCTGCCGCTGGTGGCGGGCACCGCGCTTGCGGTGGTGGCGGGCTGGATCTGGTCGCCGCGCGACCGCAGCCGCGTCTATCTGGGCGACTGGCTGCTGTGCCTCGCCTCGATCACGGTGGCGGGCTACATCCTGTTCGTGGTGGGCGGGCTGCGGCTGCGGGCCGGCACCTCGCTGGCGCAACCGGCAGACCTTTATGCCGCGCTGGCCGGGGTGATCCTGATCCTGGAGCTGACGCGGCGACTGACCGGGCTGGCGCTGGTGGTGATCGTCGGCGTGTTCATCGCCTATTCCTTCCTGGGCCCCTGGCTGCCGGGGTTCCTCGCGCATCGCGGCTATGAGGCAAAACGGTTCTTCACCTATATCTTCACCGATCAGGGCATCCTGGGCGACCCGATTGCGGTGTCTTCGACCTATATCATCCTGTTCATCGTGTTCGCGGCCTTCCTGCAGGCCTCGAAGGTGGGCGACTACTTCGTGAACTTCGCCTTCGCCTGTGCGGGCCAGACCCGCGGCGGCCCGGCCAAGGTGGCGGTCTTCGCCTCGGGCCTGATGGGGATGATTAACGGCACCTCGGCGGGCAATGTGGTTTCCACCGGCTCGCTGACCATCCCGCTGATGAAGAAGGTGGGCTATTCGCCCAAATCCGCCGCGGCGATCGAGGCGACGGCCTCGTCTGGCGGGCAGATCCTGCCGCCGATCATGGGCGCGGGCGCGTTCATCATGGCCGAGGTGACGGGCATTCCCTACACTGATATCGTGATCGCGGCGATCATCCCGGCGGTGCTGTACTTCATCTCGGTCTATTTCATGGTCGACCTGCAGGCGCTGAAGCTGAACATGAAGGGCCTGCCGCGGGCGGAGTTGCCGAAGTTCAACGTACTGGTGCGGCAGGTCTACCTGTTCCTGCCGATCATCATCCTGATCTACACCCTGTTCGCCGGCTATTCGGTGATCCGGGCCGGCACGCTTGGCATGGCTGCGGCGGCGATGGTCAGCTGGCTGACGCCGTTCAAGATGGGTCCGAAGCAGGTGTTCCAGGCGCTGGACATTGGCGCGAAGATGTCGGTGCAGATGGTCGCGGTCTGTGCGGCCGCGGGTATCATCGTCGGCGTCATCGCGCTGACCGGGGTTGGCGCCCGCTTCTCGGCGCTGCTGCTGTCGATTGCGGACCAGAGCCAGCTGCTGGCGATGTTCTTTGCGATGTGCATCGCCATCATCCTGGGCATGGGGATGCCGACGACTGCGGCCTATGCGGTGGCGGCGGCGGTGGTTGCGCCGGGGCTGGTGCAGCTTGGGGTGCCGGTTCTGGTCGCGCATTTCTTCGTCTTCTACTACGCGGTGATGTCGGCGATCACGCCGCCTGTCGCCCTGGCGGCCTATGCGGGGGCGGCCCTTGCGGGGTCTGACCCGATGAAGACCTCGGTCGAGGCGTTCAAGATGGGG belongs to Frigidibacter mobilis and includes:
- a CDS encoding TRAP transporter permease — encoded protein: MSHPSALPQDASPVIAKGVDEEPLASNQREPANRLGLLISVICALYTAFHIFVMNAYPLETWTYRMLHLSGGLVIGFLAYSALVQKLHTEEGMAPPRGLVELAVLGLAALGVGYGFAMVAFAWGGWWLAGVVAPAPFVLQSHGLPLVAGTALAVVAGWIWSPRDRSRVYLGDWLLCLASITVAGYILFVVGGLRLRAGTSLAQPADLYAALAGVILILELTRRLTGLALVVIVGVFIAYSFLGPWLPGFLAHRGYEAKRFFTYIFTDQGILGDPIAVSSTYIILFIVFAAFLQASKVGDYFVNFAFACAGQTRGGPAKVAVFASGLMGMINGTSAGNVVSTGSLTIPLMKKVGYSPKSAAAIEATASSGGQILPPIMGAGAFIMAEVTGIPYTDIVIAAIIPAVLYFISVYFMVDLQALKLNMKGLPRAELPKFNVLVRQVYLFLPIIILIYTLFAGYSVIRAGTLGMAAAAMVSWLTPFKMGPKQVFQALDIGAKMSVQMVAVCAAAGIIVGVIALTGVGARFSALLLSIADQSQLLAMFFAMCIAIILGMGMPTTAAYAVAAAVVAPGLVQLGVPVLVAHFFVFYYAVMSAITPPVALAAYAGAALAGSDPMKTSVEAFKMGLAAFIVPFMFFSSHELLMQGEWADIAHVFVSAMLGMFLLSAAVIGYFFGRIGLLPRAMLLGAALAMVDGGWLTDGIGLAVAAGLFVWQRKMVTPASLSRGSVD